Proteins from one Primulina huaijiensis isolate GDHJ02 chromosome 18, ASM1229523v2, whole genome shotgun sequence genomic window:
- the LOC140965125 gene encoding uncharacterized protein: MFPSSNSTDNPLESLFRKAIFCDQNPISTQDDTPVFSNFPSPFFDEHELPLNQMLSQGPQTVGSGFLISHCHESHNRDPEGKDRARFNVVNASKSKEKSPETTPSPVLTPVRRLGVVPRNRAGKKDRHSKICTAQGVRDRRMRLSLQVARKFFDLQDLLGYDKASKTIDWLFSKSKKSIKELARDQPHEMKNNSVSDANSRSFISECEILSGIEENSNTEIKESKFTSRNAESPICINKKSGRSKAQKTTSKSAMRESRDEARARARRRTREKMMMKRLGILSHWSKSNYADIHKVGSSNIPFEEPNSGYQERVSSYNGDYHNLPDVGTIENLLRSSSTSSISCPNPDFQCPAAVSAGFTSLTETSGNILGFLGNWELLNNEKTNASEVSLVGNPNSIFFASPKFPFHH, from the coding sequence ATGTTTCCTTCAAGCAACAGTACTGATAACCCTTTGGAGTCCTTGTTCAGAAAAGCAATTTTTTGTGATCAAAACCCTATTTCCACACAAGATGACACTCCAGTTTTCTCCAACTTCCCTTCGCCGTTCTTCGATGAGCACGAATTGCCGCTGAACCAGATGTTGTCTCAAGGTCCTCAAACGGTTGGGAGCGGTTTCTTGATATCTCACTGTCATGAGTCTCATAATCGTGATCCTGAAGGAAAGGATAGAGCAAGGTTCAATGTTGTTAATGCGTCGAAGTCGAAAGAGAAATCGCCCGAAACAACTCCTAGCCCGGTTTTAACACCGGTGAGGCGTCTTGGAGTGGTTCCGCGGAATAGAGCTGGAAAGAAGGATAGACACAGCAAGATTTGCACGGCTCAAGGTGTAAGGGATCGGAGAATGAGATTGTCGCTTCAGGTCGCGCGTAAATTTTTCGATCTTCAAGATTTGTTGGGCTATGACAAAGCAAGCAAAACCATCGATTGGCTTTTTAGTAAATCGAAGAAGTCGATCAAGGAGCTAGCCAGAGATCAGCCACATGAAATGAAGAACAATTCTGTTAGTGATGCAAATAGCAGGTCTTTTATTTCTGAGTGTGAAATACTATCTGGAATTGAGGAGAATTCAAACACTGAGATCAAAGAAAGTAAATTTACATCAAGAAATGCAGAGAGTCCAATATGCATAAACAAAAAAAGTGGAAGATCAAAAGCGCAAAAGACGACGAGTAAGTCGGCTATGAGGGAGTCCCGAGACGAGGCCAGAGCAAGAGCAAGGCGTAGGACCAGAGAGAAGATGATGATGAAAAGGCTGGGGATTTTGAGCCACTGGAGCAAATCAAATTATGCAGATATTCATAAAGTAGGGTCTTCAAATATCCCATTTGAAGAACCAAACTCAGGTTACCAAGAAAGGGTTTCTTCTTATAATGGTGATTATCACAATTTACCTGATGTGGGCACAATCGAAAATTTACTGCGGTCTTCGAGCACTTCGTCGATTTCTTGCCCTAATCCAGATTTTCAATGCCCTGCTGCGGTTTCTGCCGGTTTTACAAGCCTCACAGAGACCAGCGGCAATATCTTGGGATTTCTTGGAAACTGGGAACTGTTGAACAATGAGAAAACAAATGCCAGTGAAGTTTCTTTGGTAGGTAACCCTAACTCCATTTTCTTTGCCTCCCCAAAATTTCCATTTCATCACTAA